Sequence from the Patagioenas fasciata isolate bPatFas1 chromosome 36, bPatFas1.hap1, whole genome shotgun sequence genome:
CCTGGACAAAAGCGCGGGTGAGGGACGGTTTGGGGACAATTAGGGACattttggggacacccccaaatctATCAGCCCCCCCCTTTACCACCTTTGTGCCCCTTCAAGATGAGCTGCCCTACCTCAAGTGTCCCCTACACACGGTCCTCAAGCTGACCCCCGTGGCTTACGGTGAGTGGTGTCCCCCAAAAAAGGGGGGTGTTCCTCCCAAAAAGAAGGGTGTGTACCCCCAAAAAAGGGGGGGTGTCCCTCCCAAAAAGAGGGGTGTGTACCCCCAAAAAGGGGGGAGCTATAGCGGGGTTTCTCCTCCCCGCGGACCCAGGTTGTGAGGTGGAATCCATCTTCCTCAATGTGGAAGCGGTGAACACCCACCGCGAGCGACCCCAGGTAAAAGGgggtgcccccccgccccccaaaaagcccaaaataccccaaaaagaAGGTGGTGATCTCCCTAACCCCCCCTCAGAGATTGGGGGGGTGTTAGATTTTGGGGAGCCCCCCCTAAAACGCATTTTCACCCCGCAGAACGTCGACATCAGTCGCCTCCCAGCTGAAGCTCTGGTCACTGTCCCCGAGCACTATTGAGGGGGGGGTGTGTGTCCCATGGGGGGGCCCCCCCAAAATTAAACTGAGCATGGAGATAGTGGGACTGCACCCCAAAAAGAGCACCTTTATTTTGGGGGGGGCAGAATAAcccccagggtttggggacatcaAGGGGTGGCCTCGGCCTCGTTGTATTGACTCGTCCAGAATGTGGGGTCCTTCTTTTGGATCTGGGGGGGTGGGAGAAAAAAGGGGGGATCAAATCAAGCCTTGGGGCCCCCCAAAATATGCCCCCCCCCAACACGGCCTTACCTGCGCCACAAAGCGCAGCACGTCCTTCTTGGAGGTCTCCTTGGCCGCCCGCAGCCCCCACTGATACTTAAATTCGGGGGGGTCCGTCAGAGGGATGGGGGTGATCTCTAAATACCTGCAAAGGGGGGGTGTGAGGGTGAACCCCCCCCAAGCCCAGCACATTTGGGGGACCCCAAGGGGGTGTCCAGTGCTCCCCGGCCCCACAACAGACCCCTCGAGTCGCGGGGTGGTGGGGGGGCTGTGGTTTCTTTGCTCTTCGGTGCGGTATAAACAACCCAGCCAAGGCtggcgctggggctgctctgtgcacaccgggggggggacacaaaaaatggggaccccccccaccccaaatccccccccaggACTCACTTCTGCCTCACAAACTCCTCCGTCACCAGCTTCTTGACGTCCCCGAAGACCTCGTGTCGCTCCCTGAGGGTGGGGGGTTAATGAGGGGCAGCACTAATGAGCCCCGATgtcctttgtgtccccccccctaCAATATCCTACCCTGGGTGCACCCGGAGCCGGCGGAGAAATTCCCACACAGCACCTGGAAAAGGGGGTGTCAGtgagggggggcacaggggaatCGGGGGACGGGGTGGGAGATTAAGGGGGGGCACACAGGGGAATTGGGGGGCAAGGTGGGAGATtaagggggggcacaggggaacAGGGTGGGAGATTAAGGGGGGGCACACGGGGGAACTGGGGGACGGGGTGGGAGGTTAAgggggggacaaatgggggaaaTGAGGGGACAGGGTGGGAGGTTAAGGGGGGGCACACGGGAATTGGGGGATGGGGTGGCAGGTTAAGAGGGGGCACacaggggacctgggggggaggTTAAGGGAGGGGCacaggggggaagtgggggacaGGGTGGGAGGTTAAGGGGGGGCACACAGGGGAATAGGGGGACGGGGTGGGAGGTTAAGGGGGAGGCACacaggggacctgggggggaggttaatgggggggcacagggggaaatggggggacggGGTGGGAGGTTAAGGGGGGCACAAATGGAGGAAATGAGGGGACAGGGTGGGAGGTTAAGGGGGGGTACACGGGGGAATTGGGGGACAGGGTGGGAGGTTAAGGGGGGGGCACACGGGGGAATCGGGGACAGGGTGGGAGGTTAAGGGGGGACTCACCATCCTTCGCTGAATTGCCCTTCATGAAGATGAAGCTGAGGATGACGATGAGGAGCCCCAGTTTGGCCGTCTGGTTGTCCCTGAAGCGCACAGGGAGGTGTCACCCCCATGGGGGGACACTCCAATAAGTTCTGCCCTCCACCCAAAAACATAAAACCGCCCCCCAGGGGGTGATGCGCGAGCTCACCGGTGCAGATTCTCCCCCTCGGCGCGGGGAAGGTCGCTGGTGAGGATGTAAACGTGGTGTTTGGTGTCGATCTCCACCAGCTGCAGCCCAAATACCTGCGGGAGGAACAGGGTTAACCTGATACAGGGGGGGgtctccccccaaaaaacacccccccacatctccccactCACCTGCTGCAGGGTCCTGCCCGCCCGGTTGACAATCTCAGAGTAAACATCTCTATAATCCCCAATGACTTTCTTCAGGATATCTgcggggaaaaagggagggaatgGCTGAAGGAGCCTGGATACCTGGGAGGTTTTGGGAGCCCCAAAGCTTTGGGAGGGGGGGTTCCCCCATAACTCACCGATCCTCTTGATGGGGATCTTCTTCTGGTCTTTCACAAGGAGAAACTGCACCAACTCGCTCACCTGCATGGGGGGAAGCGGGGAGAGCAAAAAGCTGAGTGATAACAAAGCGATTAAAACGCAccttcccaggaaaagggggaaaaggggatcGCCTCGCCCCACCTTCTGGTTTATTTGGTCCTGGGAGCGCCTCTCCAGgttcctctgcagctggctgtgcGATGGCGTGGGGCTCAGGTTGAAATCCTCATCCCCATCGCCTCCCTGCGGAGCAAAGCCATggagggggtgctgtggggagacaCCCCGCACCCAGGGATGAGGAGGGGCAGGGGGAGCAGCCCCTTACCTGAGAGGGCCCCAGCCCCCTGCTGCGCTTCCTCTGTGACATTCTCACGGCAGCACTGAGGGAAAATGAAGCGCCGAGCGGGCTGAAACTGCGACGAGGAGGCTCCGACCGCCGTCCCCCGCATCCCCTCCCGCTTCTCCCCCTCAACGAGGCCGCAAACCCCCCGGGGTTCGCCCGTTAAAACGAAACCCCGAACGCCGCCGCTCCCCGCTTCCCGCTCCGCCCGCTCCGCGCATGCGCCCGCGGAGGCCACGCCCACCCCAGCCCGCCACGCCTCCTATTGGCCCAGGTACCGCCCTTCTCCCCAGCTGCCACACCGCGATTGGCCGAGCCGCTCGCTCCGCCCCCTTTCCCCCCCGCACCCCACCGCCACGTGCGGGCCGCGAGCGGCGCCTCGCGCCCGGTTCTCCTCAGGGGGGCGGAAAAGGCGGGAAAATCGCCGCCTCCCCCGCTTTACCTCAGGTGGACAAAATGGAGCCCGGCGGCGCTTAAAAACACGCAAAACCCACCCAAAATGGCTGGGTTGACCCCTCCCCTCGCCTAATTAATGGTATTTGAAACACCTGTGTAGCTCCGGCTGCTCCAGAGGCTTCATCTCAGGTGGAGAAGGGGTTTTGGGTGCATGGGGGGGCTCCAGGGAAGCTTTTGGGGTGCTCTGCAGGGTTGGGGGGGGCTTATTTGTAACAAGGGGGGGGCATAAGCTGCCCTGGAAGAAGATTATGAGGTAAAAACGGGGTGCTCTAAATAATGGGGGGTGCCTTAAGTAATGGGGTGCACTAAATAATGGGGGGGAGGCTAAGAAATGGGGGCCACCCCCCTCTGATTTCCCCCCCCCACAGTTGAGCCCAATTCTGGTGTTTAACCCCCCCTGGGAACTGAGTTCTATGGGGAAACAGGGTCCCCAATTTAGGGGGGGGTCCCACATCCCCATTCTGCCCCACTATGAGGATTTGGGGGCCTCCTCTTACCCATAAACCTCCACAATCCAACCTCTTGGTTGGGAGACCCCTCCCCAAAAATCACACCCATGTTCCACCGGCGTTTTTAAGATAAAAACCgtattttttaatactttatcTCTTAAGGAAAGTAATAAATATAATGAATATATCTCAGAACTGCATGGCCGCCTCCAACGTCTCCGAAAGCTTCGTGGCGATTTTatctgggggggggggtgggggaaaagtctcattttaaggaggttttgggggggatgaggaggattttggggttcagggtaatGAAAAGGGGGGGTATTTTATAGCTCACCTGCTCTTTTTTGCAGCTTTTTCCGCCGTTTGCCGGCGGCGCGCAGCCCCTGGCCCTGGAGCAACGGGGGGAGCGCGGCCACCTCCTCCAAACGGGGGGCGCGGGGTGCGGACCCCTCCTCACCCCCCCCCGGCTTCACCCGGGGCTTCAGCTCCACGGTCACCGCGCCGAGCTGGGGGGGGGATCGGTAATAAacatcacccccccccccaaaaaccagcCATGAATAACCCCCCCCCGGTTTCTTCCTCACCTCCAGGTCGCCATCATCATCCTCCATGGCTGCTTCATCACCCCCATGGGATTCATCATCGCCCCCCCCAGGGATGCAGGGGGACAACGCGATGGCCGCCACAGTCTCTGGGATAGCTATGGGGGGGAAAAggtgagtttgggggttcatagGGGGGTAaaaagggggtgtccccccccccccaactccttgTTTCTCACCCGCCAGCGCCTCGGCGTCCCCGCGCTCCAGGGCGTCCAGGTCGAGCGCCGGGCCCAGCGCTGGGAGGATTTGGGCTTCCAGCTGCACCCCCTGTGTTTCGGGGGGGTGGGTGTAGTAGGAGATTTTGCCGCTGTTGtgggggggggaaagagggggtcaAGGTGTGGGGAGACCCCCCCAAATGATACAGGGTGTGGGGagacccccctggacaccccaaaaGGGGCTCAAGGTGTGGGGAGACCCCCCCAAATGATACAGGGTGTGGGGagacccccctggacaccccaaaaGGGGCTCAAGGTGTGGGGagaccccccagacaccccaagacccccccaaatgATACAGGGTGTGGGGAGACACCTCCAGACACCCCAAAAGAGGTCAAGGTGTGGGGAGACCCCCCAAAAGGGGATCAAGGTGTGGgagaccccaagacccccccaaatgATACAGAGTGTGGGGAGATCCCCCAAAAGGGGATCAAGGTGTGGGgagaccccaacaccccccccaaatGATATGGGGTGTGGGGAGACCCCCTCAGACACCCCCAAATGATACAGGGTGTGGGgagaccccaagaccccccaaaaCAAGGGGCTTAGAGTGTGGGGagaccccccagtcccccccagaaAAGGGGGTCAGGGTGTGGGGAGACCCCCTTAAGCCCCCCCAAATGATACAGGGTGTGGGGAGACCCCTTCCAAACCCCCCAAAAGGGGGTCAGAGTACAAGGaaatccccccccagccccccaaaaaagAGGGGGAGGGTCCCCCACCTGGTCCAGTCGCGCAGCAAAGCCACGGCGGCAGCGTGGGggtccgggacccccccaggccGGAGCCTCCCCTGTCGCCGCGCCAGGTGGGACAGGAACTGCCGGGGGTCCTCGCACGGGGGGACCCCGTAAATCTCGCTCAGCTGTTTGGGGGGACAAtgacaccccaaaatcaaggcgggggggggggcacacagGGGCATCCTGCACCCTCCCCGAGCTGCCAAACTTGGGGGGTTCTCCCCACCTGTTTGGGGGGGCAGCGGCGCAggatggcggcggcggggcccagGGGGTCCCGCAGCTTTTCGGGGGCCAGGACGCCCCTCAATGGGGTGACGGTGgcgtttgggggggtccccgttGCCATGACGACGCCGGGACAGTCCAGGAGCTGGATGTGTCGGTCCAGCTGCACCGCCTGCAGGCACCTAAAAGGGGGCGGAGTCAGGGGGTGGGGCCTTAAGCCACGCCCCAGGGGGTGTGGCCTCAAGCCACTCTGCTATAAAGAGGTGGACCCCGATTAAGCTCCACCCACAGTGCATTAAGCCACTCCCCCAGGGGGGTGAGGCCCGATTAAGCCTTGCCCACAGGTGGCTGAAGCCACTCCCCCAGGGGGTGTGGCCTCAAGCCACTCTATAAGGAGGTTGAGCCCTATTAAGCTCCACCCACAGTGCCTGAAGCCACTCCCCCAAGGGGTGTGGCCTAGCAAGCCACTCTACTATAAGGGGGTGGAGCCTGTTTAGCCCCACCCATTGGGCACTAAGCCACCTCCCCAGGGAGTGTGGCCACACCCCACTCTGCTATGAGGGGGTGGAGCCTGATTAAGCTCCACCCACTGGGCACTAAGTCACTCCCTTGGGGGGTGTGGCCACACATCACTCTGCTATAAGGGGGTGGAGCCTGTTTAAGCTCCACCCACTGGGCACAAAGTCACTCCCTTGGGGGTGTGGCCCCACATCACTCTGCTACAAGGAGTGGAGCCTGCTTAAGCTCCACCCACAGGAGGAGTGGGCGTGGCTTACTTGGTGACTCCTGGCATGGCCCCCACCCCGCAGGCTCGGCTGCGCTTGAGGCTGTTGATGAGGCTGCTCTTCCCCACATTGGGGTACcctggagggggggaggggggggttaaTTAATTAATGACGGGctccccaatatcccccccccCTTCCCGACCCCCACTCACCCACAACACCCACGGTGATGGTTGTTTTCACCTCCCCGGAGCGGCTGTAGTTGGCCAAGACACGGAGCAAACAGTCGGCGCCCACACAGGCGCCCCCCGCCAACACCTCCTCGGGGGCTGTGGCTGCCGGCAGCCGGCTCTGCTTCTACAaagggggggtcaggagggtgaGGGGGGGTCCCTACGATCCTTGAACCCCCCCTTTTCAATCACACCCCCTTCTTctccccccccagacccaccagGTTGCGGCTCTGCTGCTGCGTGCACGCTTTGAAGGCCACGGTGGGGAACTCGCCTCGCAGGTATTTCAGCCACGCGGCCACCACGTCCCGCGGCACCAGGTCtacggggagggggggacacatAAATAAGGGGGGGGTCTCACCACCCGCAcaaccctggggaccccccaaaaccttcCTGCCCCCCCCAGTACCGATTTTATTGAGGACGAGCACCAGGCGCTGGCGGTGGCCGCATTGCCGGACGGCGGCTTCCAGCTGCGGGCTGCGGCAACCCTGGGGGTCCCGGGCgtccagcacctccagcaccaCGTCGGATGCTGCCAGCACCTGCCAAATAAACGGGGTTCAGTGCGGTGGGAGCCCCCCAAAATTTCTGACCCCCCCCTCAAGGCGCTCACCTTGCGCAGCTCCCGCCCGTAGTGCCGCAGCGAAGCCTCTTCTGGTGCCTCTGCCTGCGGTGCTGCCGCCTCCTGCATGAGACCCCGCGTTATGGGGGCTCCCCTGCTATTTGGGGAGCCCCCCCTCCCAAAGGGAGATCCCCCACCC
This genomic interval carries:
- the LOC139826211 gene encoding non-structural maintenance of chromosomes element 3 homolog; amino-acid sequence: MSQRKRSRGLGPSQGGDGDEDFNLSPTPSHSQLQRNLERRSQDQINQKVSELVQFLLVKDQKKIPIKRIDILKKVIGDYRDVYSEIVNRAGRTLQQVFGLQLVEIDTKHHVYILTSDLPRAEGENLHRDNQTAKLGLLIVILSFIFMKGNSAKDGAVWEFLRRLRVHPGERHEVFGDVKKLVTEEFVRQKYLEITPIPLTDPPEFKYQWGLRAAKETSKKDVLRFVAQIQKKDPTFWTSQYNEAEATP
- the GNL3L gene encoding guanine nucleotide-binding protein-like 3-like protein, with the protein product MTRSRRQVEAARRKRVQGKRTKAAGKKDPGVPHLGRFAAHLQQQSESKQKRAAEVKRRREAAREAALERRRSLEGVREDALRRLRDFERKEAAAPQAEAPEEASLRHYGRELRKVLAASDVVLEVLDARDPQGCRSPQLEAAVRQCGHRQRLVLVLNKIDLVPRDVVAAWLKYLRGEFPTVAFKACTQQQSRNLKQSRLPAATAPEEVLAGGACVGADCLLRVLANYSRSGEVKTTITVGVVGYPNVGKSSLINSLKRSRACGVGAMPGVTKCLQAVQLDRHIQLLDCPGVVMATGTPPNATVTPLRGVLAPEKLRDPLGPAAAILRRCPPKQLSEIYGVPPCEDPRQFLSHLARRQGRLRPGGVPDPHAAAVALLRDWTSGKISYYTHPPETQGVQLEAQILPALGPALDLDALERGDAEALAAIPETVAAIALSPCIPGGGDDESHGGDEAAMEDDDGDLELGAVTVELKPRVKPGGGEEGSAPRAPRLEEVAALPPLLQGQGLRAAGKRRKKLQKRADKIATKLSETLEAAMQF